CCTCACATGTTAATGATACGTACTTACTGTCAATGAAGGTTAGCCATGGTAGAGCTTTTCTGGGTATAGATTTCATCTATGGGGCGCATGTTAAATGAAGATGGATGGACAATCACAGATCTAGCATCTAAAACTTGAATGAAACTTGAGAAAAACAAGcaaagacaagaaaaaaaaaataaagaaaggggTGAAATAGATTGATTAAAACACTTAAGAAAGTAGGCAGAGATGATCAAAGACATGAAGGAAAGGAGAGGAGAAGAGGGGAAAAATGGAGAAACTGATGCTCCCCTCACTCCTTTTTCTAAACTGACCTTAAAAGTgatacaaaacataaaagaaatataGAAATTGCAAAGAAAACTAGAGGGAGGAGGATGTGAGTGAGATAGACTTTGCATACTATATCTTTACTATTATCGAGTGTTATTAAATAGAAAGCATAAGTACCAATTTATAGCGAAATTACATGTAATTGAGgtaaaagtaaatattttgaacattataaaaaataaaacttgatttgataattaaaaagtcaaatcaaattattaattattattaaatcaaATTAACAATTATGATAATATGACATCAAGTTCTTGATTATGATAATATCACGTCAaatttttgatttgataatatttctaACATATGCTTTCTTTGATATTTTGTCTAATAAAGATAGTTGAGAGTTTCTCTCAACAAAGAAGGAATCAAGCCACCATTGAAAATCTGCTCTGCACAAACTCTGATCAAATACAAGAATATCCCTCCAACTCAGCATAAGTTTGTTAGGATCATGTCTTTTGTCTTTTTGTATAGATAGCTTTTATTCCAGAATAATGTAGAATAGGTATAGGTTGcttattttctccatttttttattggttgaAATGGTATTGCTTGAAGCATACATGTATTGAGGTTATCTATAGGTTCCACTACTGAATGAATATTACAAAGTTTCTCTCCAattcctcttcttttcttttgcacTTTTTCATCTTCAACATGATATCAAAGACCCCAGGCTGCAAAACTTGAGGtccttctccttctttcttttcgGTCATTTCTTCATATAGCTTCGCTTCATTTTaactctcatttcatttcttcacAATGATGGAACCTATTGCCATCTCACCTTCTGAAGATCCAAAGAGTCATTCCTACTTACATCACAACGACAATGCCAACACTGTGGTGATTGTTCTATCTCTTTCAAGCCCAAATTATCTCTCATGTAATTAGTCATTCACTTGGCCATTTATGTCAAAAACAAGCTCGACTTTCTTGATAGAAGTATACCCACACCAAATCTAAGCGATCCTTTGTATATCCCGTGGTTGCGTTGTTACAATCTTATTTTGTCTTGGCTACTCAACTCAATTTTGAAGGAGATAGCACTGAACATGCTCTACATTAACTCGACGAAGCAGGTGTGGGAAAAGCTAAACACCGTTATGCTCAACCTATTAATGTGCGCATCTATCAGCTCCAGCAACAACTCAGCTTTGTTTTTCAATGGAATCAAACTGTAAGTGAATATTTCACTCAACTTAATGGGATTTGGAAAGAAATGCATAACTATAGACTTGTCCCATATTTTTCATGTGGATTTTGTACTTGCCAAGCCCTTAAATCAATTGGTGATATCCAAGAGACAGATTACATGTTTAACTTTCTTATGGGATTAAATGAATCATATGAGCACATTAGAGGTCATATCATCTTGATGAGTTCTATGCTTGCTTTAGACAAAACCCTTTCCTTAGTTTTACAAGAGGAAAGACaaagacataaaagaaatttgacAATGCCTTCCCCTGAAGCTTTGGCACTAGCAGTCTATAGtaatcaaacaaaaagaaatgagaaatgcTATAGGCTTATAGTTGCCAACCAATTTTAAGTTTACTAAAGCTAAGCTGAATCCTGGTAGTGGGAATTTTTCTTCCACACATTCAGTAAACTAGGTTTTCTCTCTAGCTCAAGAAAGGGGACTACAGGAGAATCCTCAATTGAACTAATCCCAAAATCAGATTAAGAAACTCATGGCTCTAATCAATGGACAGATGTCTCAGCTCAATTCCAATGACTTAGGTTCTGTTCAAACCACCACTCAACCCAAAAAATTGTCCATTGAGAATTTTCCTTCCCCTGTTGCACACTCCAACATGGTTAGAATAATTTCCTTTCCCTCTCACATTTCTATTGATCATAATGCATCTGTTTTTTATATTCATCAACACAACTGCTTGTCTATTATGCATAAAGTTTTTCCTAAAATTACCAATGTACCTTGGATTATCGATATTGGTGTCACAGACCATATGGTCTATTCCACCTCCTTCTTTAACTCTATCACTTGTTCCACCAACACTTTTGTCTAATTACCAAATGGATCTCATGTTGAGGCAACTCACATTGGCATCGTATGTCTCTCAAATAGCATTGTAATCATTGGTGTCCTTTGTGtaccttctttttcttttaatctcctTTCAGCTAGAATTCACTCATGAATCCTCTCTATGTCTTGTTTTCTTGGGTCAATTTTGTTTCATACAGGTTCTATCTTCATGGATGACCATTGGGCTTGCTAAAATCCAGCatggtctttattttcttcttcctagcACCCTTCAAAACAAAGCTGTTAATCAAGCAACTTCCAACAACTTCAaagtttttcctctttcctcCAACCCTTGCTTCTGCAATGTTGTGACACAACAAGATTTCAACCTTTGGCATCTTAGGCTAGGGCATTTTTCTAATCAGAGAATTAGATCAATTCAGTATATTTCCTTTGATACTAAATGTATTGCTTCTTTAGATTGTAATGTTTGTCACTTAGCAAAGCATAAACAAACTTCCTTTCAATTAAGCAATTCTTGCACTTTTCCAATTTTGATTTAATCCATTTCAACATTTGGGGACCTTACTCTCAATCATCTCTACAAGGCCATCACTATTTCCTCACCATTGTCGATGATCATAGTCGAGTAACTTGGgtgtttttaatgaaattcaaaTCCAAAACCAAACAGCTTCCGCAGAATTTCATTCTCATGGTACAAACTCAATTCAAttccaaaataaagaaagttaGGACAGGGAATTTCACATGCCTAGTTTTTATAATTCACATCGCAtttaacataaaaaatcatGTGTTTACACTcgacaacaaaatggagttatGGAAAGAAAACATCAGCATATTCTTCTTAACGTAGCCCGAGCACTTCTTTTTCAAGCTTCTCTTCCAACAAAGTTTTGGGGAGACACCATTTTGACAGCAACTTACATCATAAATAGAACTCTCACTCCTCTCTTGGACAACAAATCTCACTATGAGATTTTGTTTTCCTCACCACCTTCTTAACCATTTGAGAGTCTTTGGGTGCCTTTGTTTTGTATCAACCCTTAAACACAAAAAAACCAAATTTGACCCTAGAGCTATGAGATGCATTTTTATAGGTTACCCTATTGGTGTTAAAGAGTATAAAGTGTATAGTTTAGATACCCATAAAGCTTTTATTTCACGTGATGTTACCTTCATTGAGTCAACCTTTCTCTTTCATTCCTCAAATTCTATTCAATCTTCCATTCAATTAGATCTTGTTGTCCCACCAGCTTTGTTAGACTTTCATTCTCCCCTCATCACAGTTGATTCCTCTACCAATTTTGCAGACCAATCTGTTCAATCTCCAGCTCCCTCTAATCTTCCTTCTAGTCCTCCTCTAATTGATTCAAACCTCACAGCACCAGAATCTAATTCTTCCACATCTACTCTAGCTTCAGAACAAGATTCACCCATTGTTCCAAGGAGATCAAATCGACTAAGGGACACTCCATCCTATTTACAAGATTATCATTGTAATCTTGCTTCTCATGCCCTTACTTATACATCACCTAACTCTTCCACTCCATATCCCCttaccaatcacatcacatatGAGCATTTATCATCATCTCATCAAGCATATGCATTATCCCTCTCACTCACCCATGTACCCAAGTCATACGAAGAAGTTGTGGCCTCTAATCATTGGAAAGTTGCCATGAGGTCTAAAATTGATGCCCTTAATGCCAATAACACCTGGTCCATCACTACTTTACCTCTTGGAAAGAAAATAGTTGACTGTAAGTATGTATACAAGGTAAAGCTAAAATTTGATGGGACCATTGAAAAGCATAAGGCTAAATTGGTAGCAAGGGGATACACTCAAAGAGAGGGtttcgactaccaagagacatttaGTCTAATGGAAAAACTAACCACAGTTTGACTCTTTCTTGCCATGGTAGTAGTTAACAACTAGGTATTTGGCCCAACTTGATGTATAAGATGCTTTTTTGAATGGAGACcttgatgaagaaatatatatatatatatatatatatatatggattttcCACCGGGTTATGTGGTTCATGGAGAGTCTCAACAACAAGAAAGGCTGGTGATTTGCAGGTTACATAAGTCACTCTATGGCTTAAAGCAAGCCTCTAGTCAGTGGAACTCAAAGTTCACTACTGCTTTGCTGTCCATTGGATTTTACCAATCCAAAGCTGATTACTCACTATTCACTAAGAATGATCAACATGGTTTTACAGCACTTTTGGTTTATGTTGACGACATAATTGTGGGGTGCAGCAATTTAGTTACCATAAAAAATGTCAAAGAATTCCTTCACACTCAATTCAAGATTAAGGATCTTGGGCTCCTGAAGTTTTTCCTGGGGATAGAAGTTGCAAGAACAGCAGCTGGAATCCATAAATGTCAAAGAAAGTATACATTGGAGATCTTAGGAGATGCTAGATTGCTTGGTTGTAAACCAGCCAATACTCCAATTGAATCAAACCATAAACTTGCACACTCTTCTACTGACATGTTGACAGATGTTACAAGCTATCGAAAGCTGATTGGAAGGCCCATCTGCTTAACAATTAGTAGACTAGATATCACTTATGCCTGTGATTGGTCTTAGCCAAATCATTGACAAACCAGCTCAAATTCATTTGCACCATGCTCGCTGAATTTTGAGGTATCTAAAGGGTTCAATTGGTCAGGGCCTCTTCTTCTCAGCTAGTTCTTCTTTACACCTCAAAGCATACAGTGATTCGGATTGGGTAGCATGCCTTGAAACTCAAAGGTCAGTTACTgatttttgcatctttcttagggACTTTTTAGTGAGTTGGAAATCCAAGAAACAGGCAATGATATCTCGATCTTCTATAGAGGTAGAGTGTAGAGCACTTGCTCACACCTATTGTGAAGTTGTTTGGATAATTATGCTCTTAAAAGGCTTCAATATAAAGCACAAACAGCCAGCATTGCTATATTGTGACAATCAAGTTGCTATTCATCTTACCAAGAACCCCATCTTTCACGAAAGGACAAAACACATAGAGATAGATTGTCATTTTATTCGAGAGAGGGTAGCTGCTAGTGTGATTATTCCAGTTCATGTTGGTTTTAAGTTTCAGTTGGCGGATATCTTCACAAAAGCTTTGTCCACAGCAcagtttcattttttattgtcTAAGATGGGCATTCTGAACACATGatatgcccatcttgagggggagtctcAACAAAGAAGGAATCAAGCCACCACCGAAAATTTGCTCTGCATAGACTCTGATCAAATACAAGAATATCCCTCCAGCTCAGCATAAGtttgttacgatcatgtctttTGTCATTTTGCACAGATAGCTTTTATTTCAGAACAATGTAGAATAGGTATAGGTTGgttattctttccattttttgatTGGCTGAAATGGTATTGCTCGAAGCATATATGTACTGAGGCTATGTACAGGTTCCACTACTAAATGAGTATTACAAAGTTTCTCTCCAAttcctcttcttttcctttgcGCTTTTTCATCTTCAATAGTTTCCTTGATCTCTAGAAACTCGACGGAGAAGGAGCTAGCATTCACTTCACACCCAATCTTAGTTTGTACGTAGAAGTTGTTAGTAGTGTTAATCGCATACATGTTGCGTTTAATTAATGTGCAACTTTGCATTGCTAACTAGAGAATTAAATTATCTAAGATGGAAGCCATGATCCTCTTAAATCTTAATGGTTGTCAcgttcctagctagctagcttgaggATGCAGGCAAGGAAGTAAAGACAGAAGTACACAGATCTACTCAGAATTGATGCACAGAACCTTATAATTGGACCTGCACGTACTGGATATATTTAGATGACTTGAAATTCCTCATCGTTAATTACCGACAGTAAAGTTTTCGGTAAATCTCACTGCGATTGAAGAGAGACGTTACAGCTGCGTACGAAGCCAGTAGTACTGCCGGCAAGACGTGAGAAAGTAAGCATCGGGTCATGGAAACCTGCGCATGTGAAGAATTCCTTGTTTACCCACTTGTCCCTGATCTGTTCAtacttttgttattattatatagattgttttcctgctctctctctctctttcccccGACATATACAGTTGACATAGGTTGACGCGAAGCAAGTTTATTGCAGTTGCACCTTACATTTCTTTGACCCGTGATGAAAATGTAACCCGGACTGCATGCTTTCCTGACTTTTTTCCAATTTCATCGAGTAATTGATCAGTGTACGTACTGTTTTGAGTAGAACTTGCTAATGGCAACAAAATCAGTTCCTCAAATTTATGTCACATTTAATTGGGTTAGGTTTCAACTGCCCAaccaattattaattaataataggaTGAAATACGTCGACAACCCTAACCGGATCAGTTATGAATGAGTTGAATATtggaatatataaatatatatatatatatatatatatatatatatccaagaaCCGACCAATAACCTAGCTAGGTTAATTTACAAAAGTATCATACTGATTTTCTTTGGTAAATAATTGAACCTctactaattataattattgcAATTTCAGTTACAAAAACTCTATGCAATAACTTTTTATGTACTCTTTAAACACTTCACTAATGTGATTCGCTGCAtcacacttttttaatataaaataactgttttgaccAATCAGATTAGTAAAGTGTTCAAAaagtacacaaaaataactgCATGTATCAAAACTCGATTTTGCTAGCTAGTATACCAGCTTTCTAGGGAAAATGTTTTGATCCTGATCAATTTCTTATTCAAATATGAAGATCTCAAGTAGGATAAATAAATGCATTAAATGAGATCTACATGATCGGTTATCGATCCTAAATACTTACCTGATCATTTTATTTCAGACATCCGATAAAATAATTAGTAGTTTTCGGCCGGCGCTTTGAAACAAGAATATCGATCTATGTGTTTCGGCAGTAACTGAAAGCTGACATGCACCTGAGGTCATGATCACGctcaacatcatcatcatcaacatcctAAACAGGAATATTGAATTTGACTTGGTTTACCAGTGATCCCTACCCCCAAAGTCCAATTTGGGTTTGCTAGGTGCAATTTGATCCTGAAGCCAACTTGAAGTAGTACTAGTAATTTTCTCGGGCCTCATTTTTCACGTAGAATTTGTCAACGTTGCTGACATGATTCAAGTTTTTGTTCTGCGCTTTCTTATTGACTGATCATCATTGATTGATATGGCTGAAAGGCATGTTCTAACAAACAAATTAGTAGTGTAAAAATCCCCTGATTTGAACCACAAAGGTcaaccctccctctctctcctatTATTTGTTCGTTTCTTTGCACGTTCTCTGTCTGTCTCCCTCTCAGCCTCTGGTCTTTCTTGCAACCGCTGATTAATTTCCTCAACCCCACCTGGCCCACTCACAGATTCTACAAAATGGGTtcccttttccctttcttttaaTCATAATTCTCTCATGTAAATCACCCTTTACTAGAGGCTTCTCAAGCCAGCCTGGAAGAATAAAAGCTTtcctatcttttatttattttcttggcGCTGAATTGATGGAGAATTCTTTGAGTTCATGTATTAACAAAACCATTGCTTCTAAAGGAGCCGCAGACTGCCCTGAGGAAAGTGGCTGGACTAAATACTTGGAAGATTTCTCAAGTTACAAAGGACATGATGATTCCTCTTCTAGTTTCCATAGCTCTTCTTTGGTTTCTGATGCCGCTTCTTCTGCTGCATGGAAGAATTCCAATAACAAGGATCTGAAAGTTCCAAAGACACTAGGTTTCAAGAATACAATAACCAAGATAATAGATGATTCTTTGGAGGATACTGCCAGCTCTCCCGTTAGTAGTCCGAAGGTCAGATATTCAGGAATTACGATCTTCCAACTTGTTTTCCCTTTCTGATCCTCTTCTGTTTtccttttacatttatttttgtttagccCATGACGTTTTCTTTAACAATGTTTGTGAACAGGTCAGTGATTTGGGACCAGTAGATATGAATCCTATAGAGGTAAATGatcattatatattttagttcTCTGGAATTTTCTAACTTTTATTTTGGATAGCAAATTTTTCTAGGATATGCAAGATTGTAGTTATGTTAGAACCTGATCATGAATTATTTTGGGTGGTGATGATTTTGTAGATGAAGAGAGGTATTTTAGAGCATTATGATCCAGAACTGCAGCCGGATGAAAGAAGTGGAATCAACTTTGGAGGAAAGATCGATATTAATAATCATGATTCTAGAAATTTAAGGAAGATGGGGCTATGCTTGGTTCCTTTATCCAAGTTAGTGAACTATTCCGGTTGACTGGCATTAAaacatctctctttctctctccctctcccttgtAAAACATCTTGACATACTAGGAAACTTCCTGTCATGCATGTTATATCGTTTGTACTATAATAAGCTCATCTCTTTCGTCAACATCTGTAAACTAAACTAAATCTTGTTCGTATATTACTTCTATATTGTTGTAATATATGGACCGAGGAGAAGAGGTTGATCAGACAAAGTACCTCAAAGGAAGTGAtcaatatacatataaatatatatatatatatatatataaatatataaatatatatatacaaatatatatatatatatcatattttaggCGATACAGTTTGTTAATTTGGGGCTTTCCAAGGATAGATAATGATCAAGAAAAAATGCCtaaaaagtttaattaattGGAGGAGAAAATAGTAGTACTTGATCAGGAGAAACGTATCTTCGTGAATTAACCGGCCAGTACTTTatcatgatcatatatataatgaggttaaaaaactaattaaagactcctagttttaaataaaagatagtaatttgattaaatatataattttcatttattaatttaattttaataaaaatacaaatttaattagatatatattataaatatatagttcatTTAATAAGATAAcatatttgtaaatattattcatcTTTTGCTTAATCATAATACAAACGAGAAGTAATGATGATCGATGTTCTTTCAtaacattaattataatttaataacaaTGATGTGgatagttcatatatatatgatgtggtTTGAAGATTAAAGGAAATCCAGCCAAATCCAGTAGAGAGAGAACCTCCGACTTCTCTCTAGAAATCCAGCCAACTCAGAACtagtttttttttggggggggggggggggggggacgaaGCTTCGGCTCCATCCTCCCTTCTCTTCCTCCCTCCttctccttttattttctttattagtGGCTGTTTTTTAGATCTGTTTTAGTTCTGTTTTATCTCTAgtttatggtttttggttttttggttaAGCTCACGGTGAAGGGCTCTGTATCACCGTGGCTCTTACGCCAAGGCCTTGCCCTCGGCTCAACCCAATACTCCTCTCTCCGGTCGTATTTGGCGAAGTGTTGTTGTAGAGCGGTGCGGAAGTGTGGGCTGACCTGGTAGAGAGGTTTCGGAGGTCAGTGGTTTGGCCTCGGGTCTTTTGGGGTGAGTGGCCAGGCGATGGCTCTTGCGGACGGTTTGAGCAGTTGCTCTATTTCTCGAGTTTTAGCAGAGGCAGCATGGGCTGTTTGTGGAGTGCAGAGGGCCGCTGGAGTGGTTGTTTGGAGTTTCTGGAATGTAGGGGAG
The genomic region above belongs to Carya illinoinensis cultivar Pawnee chromosome 4, C.illinoinensisPawnee_v1, whole genome shotgun sequence and contains:
- the LOC122307904 gene encoding vascular-related unknown protein 1-like, with the protein product MENSLSSCINKTIASKGAADCPEESGWTKYLEDFSSYKGHDDSSSSFHSSSLVSDAASSAAWKNSNNKDLKVPKTLGFKNTITKIIDDSLEDTASSPVSSPKVSDLGPVDMNPIEMKRGILEHYDPELQPDERSGINFGGKIDINNHDSRNLRKMGLCLVPLSKLVNYSG